Proteins encoded together in one Bradyrhizobium sp. PSBB068 window:
- a CDS encoding sugar ABC transporter ATP-binding protein, whose protein sequence is MNVEIDPEPPAPLLQLRGISKRFTGVRALDRVDLDVRAGELHVLFGENGAGKSTLINVVSGTFPPDEGTFHFGGEEIHRLTPQRAREIGISPVFQEFSLIPSLTVEENLFLGREITRGGVLHSREMRKRAKALIDELGFDLDPARRIDDLSRAHQQMAEIAKALLGRVRLLILDEPTASLTERETGRLFELIARLKSQNVGLIYVSHRMREIRALADRVTVLRDGRHIRTLDAATSTDGELVELMTGRTIDLLFPAIAHQPDRVMVDVENLTLADGSVRDVNFHARSGEITGIAGLVGCGKSELIRAIYGIERTSTGTIRIGGAPYESPTARHSLKRGVAYFPANRIAEGLALSRPIRENASMTGLDLPAFARFGIIRQAAERVTIAGIMQQLQLRPPNIERSAGALSGGNRQKVMLGRALTRELTVFLFDEPSVGIDVGAKLEVYEFMKRLVEAGAAVIVVSSELPEVLALSNRLYVMHQGRIAAELTGTEKTEQNVLSSFFREHLTAEVA, encoded by the coding sequence ATGAACGTCGAGATCGATCCAGAGCCGCCCGCACCCCTGCTTCAGTTGCGCGGGATATCGAAGCGATTCACCGGCGTCCGGGCGCTCGACCGCGTCGACCTCGATGTCCGTGCCGGCGAGCTTCACGTCCTGTTCGGCGAGAACGGCGCCGGCAAATCGACCCTGATCAATGTGGTCTCGGGCACCTTTCCACCCGACGAAGGCACCTTCCATTTCGGCGGCGAGGAGATCCACCGCCTGACGCCGCAGCGGGCGCGCGAGATCGGTATCAGTCCGGTGTTTCAGGAGTTCTCGCTGATCCCGAGCCTCACCGTGGAAGAGAACCTGTTTCTCGGCCGCGAGATCACGCGCGGCGGCGTGCTGCATTCGCGCGAGATGCGCAAGCGCGCTAAGGCGCTGATCGACGAGCTCGGTTTCGATCTCGATCCCGCGCGGCGGATCGATGACCTGTCCCGCGCGCATCAGCAGATGGCCGAGATCGCCAAGGCCCTGCTCGGCCGTGTCCGCCTTTTGATCCTCGACGAGCCGACCGCGTCATTGACCGAGCGCGAGACCGGACGGCTGTTTGAGCTGATCGCGCGCCTGAAGAGCCAGAATGTCGGGCTGATCTACGTCTCGCATCGCATGCGCGAAATCCGCGCGCTGGCCGACCGCGTGACGGTGCTGCGCGACGGCCGTCACATCCGGACCCTCGACGCCGCGACCTCAACCGATGGCGAGCTGGTGGAACTGATGACCGGCCGGACCATCGACCTGCTCTTCCCCGCCATCGCCCACCAGCCGGACCGAGTGATGGTCGACGTCGAAAACCTGACGCTCGCCGATGGCAGCGTGAGAGACGTCAATTTCCATGCCCGGTCAGGCGAGATCACCGGCATCGCGGGCCTGGTCGGCTGCGGCAAGTCGGAGCTGATCCGCGCGATCTACGGCATCGAGCGCACGTCGACCGGAACGATTCGGATCGGCGGTGCGCCTTACGAATCTCCAACCGCGAGACACAGCCTGAAGCGCGGCGTCGCCTACTTCCCTGCCAACCGGATCGCCGAAGGGCTCGCGCTGTCGCGTCCGATCCGCGAGAACGCGTCGATGACCGGGCTCGACCTGCCGGCCTTCGCCCGCTTCGGCATAATACGGCAGGCCGCCGAGCGCGTGACCATCGCGGGCATCATGCAGCAGCTGCAGCTCAGGCCGCCGAACATCGAACGCAGCGCCGGCGCCCTGTCGGGCGGCAACCGCCAGAAGGTGATGCTGGGGCGCGCGTTGACGCGCGAGTTGACCGTGTTCCTGTTCGACGAGCCGAGCGTCGGCATCGACGTCGGTGCCAAGCTCGAGGTCTACGAGTTCATGAAACGCCTCGTCGAGGCCGGCGCCGCCGTGATCGTGGTGTCTTCCGAATTGCCCGAGGTGCTGGCGCTGTCGAACCGGCTTTACGTCATGCATCAGGGCCGCATCGCCGCCGAGCTGACCGGTACTGAAAAAACCGAGCAGAATGTGCTTTCGAGCTTCTTCCGCGAACATCTCACCGCGGAGGTCGCATGA
- a CDS encoding (2Fe-2S)-binding protein — MGFNLTVNGDRLISAAAPATPLVDVLREEMHLTGAKPVCREGFCGACMVLVDGEPTPSCLLPVALADGRETRTVEGLTPQGQLNRIQAALEASDAVQCGMCFPGMVVTLTHLLTTRPDATRDDIRAALTGNICRCTGYERIVEATLLALATA; from the coding sequence ATGGGATTCAATTTGACCGTGAACGGCGATCGCCTCATCTCCGCTGCAGCCCCTGCGACGCCACTGGTCGATGTCCTCCGCGAGGAGATGCATCTGACCGGTGCGAAGCCGGTCTGTCGCGAGGGCTTTTGCGGCGCCTGCATGGTGCTGGTCGATGGCGAGCCCACGCCTTCGTGCCTGCTGCCCGTTGCGCTGGCCGATGGCCGCGAGACCCGAACAGTCGAAGGCCTTACGCCGCAGGGCCAGCTGAACCGCATCCAGGCCGCGCTCGAGGCGAGCGACGCCGTGCAATGCGGCATGTGCTTCCCCGGCATGGTGGTGACCTTGACGCACCTCCTGACGACCCGGCCGGATGCAACCCGTGACGATATACGGGCGGCGCTGACCGGGAACATCTGCCGTTGCACCGGCTATGAACGCATCGTCGAGGCGACATTGCTCGCCCTGGCCACGGCTTGA
- a CDS encoding FAD binding domain-containing protein, producing MSGTLIQNGIGARDASTSIYVAPSLAAARDALSDYGAAGSPLAGGTWIMRSPIRHAPLRPHYVAIGRIAELTAIRIDSDAVEIGAAVTHAALAAALAGMPDFAGLAAAAGRSANPAIRTMATIGGNLAASDFAAADCVPALLCLDADVEISGRDGCEHLSLTDFLKIRSTLVPGRLVTRIILPRSERKTAHVRLPLRRSGDYPVAIVSLSVSLDAASRVRAARIAVGSVEAAARRWPRLEAALLGRPLDALEAARTAAELTDEFAGRDGVDAPAWYRVSVLPGLVRRAAIAALGS from the coding sequence ATGTCAGGCACTCTCATCCAGAACGGGATCGGGGCGCGCGATGCGTCGACGTCGATCTATGTCGCACCCTCGCTCGCCGCCGCACGCGATGCGCTGAGCGACTATGGCGCCGCGGGCTCTCCCCTGGCCGGCGGCACATGGATCATGCGATCTCCGATCCGGCACGCGCCGCTCAGGCCCCATTATGTCGCGATCGGAAGGATCGCCGAGCTGACCGCAATACGGATCGACAGCGACGCAGTCGAGATCGGTGCGGCCGTCACGCACGCGGCGCTTGCGGCAGCCTTGGCCGGCATGCCGGACTTTGCCGGCCTCGCCGCGGCCGCCGGCCGCTCTGCCAACCCGGCGATCCGCACGATGGCGACGATCGGCGGCAATCTCGCGGCATCGGACTTCGCCGCGGCGGATTGCGTGCCGGCGCTGCTCTGTCTCGATGCCGATGTCGAGATCTCGGGCCGCGACGGTTGCGAGCACCTGAGCCTGACGGATTTCCTCAAGATCCGCTCGACGCTCGTGCCCGGTCGCCTGGTGACACGGATCATCCTGCCCCGAAGCGAGCGTAAGACGGCCCATGTCCGGCTGCCGCTGCGCAGGTCGGGCGACTATCCGGTCGCCATCGTCAGCCTTTCGGTCAGCCTCGATGCGGCGAGCCGTGTCCGGGCCGCGCGGATCGCGGTCGGCTCGGTCGAAGCAGCCGCGCGACGATGGCCGCGGCTAGAAGCGGCGCTGCTCGGACGTCCGCTCGACGCTTTAGAAGCGGCGCGGACCGCGGCCGAACTGACTGACGAATTCGCCGGCCGCGACGGCGTCGATGCGCCCGCTTGGTATCGCGTCAGCGTGCTGCCCGGCCTCGTCCGCCGCGCTGCGATCGCGGCGCTCGGCTCCTGA
- a CDS encoding xanthine dehydrogenase family protein produces MSDVSATMDLRRRDAADKLRGRTRYTIDRYLPGMLHAAVLRASVPAGRIIRLDTSRAARMPGVRAIVTAADAPGMIGIGIADHPLFARDVIRYDGEPLAAVAAVTLAQAQAALAAIEVEIEPVPAVLTMADALASGAPLIHPDWRSYEVLLEGSARGGNVAWQATVVRGDVDAAFARPDVEIVESCFRVGRQNHVAFEPRAVVASYEDGRFHIETSTQVPWSVRNATARLLGVPASHVRVTVPPVGGGFGLKFDLAVEPFAALLARASGRPVRLVNSREEEMLTCLFRENADIRIRSAVTREGDIVGREAVVLMDCGAYGGEQIFLTTMTSHTLGGNYKLGSVRMVSRAVYTNTAPNGAFRCCNGVYNTFALERHTDEIAARIGMDPLAFRRRNVLGDRDLGATGQRFEGNVLGPMLERMDTLRDAAAPPPARSDGRLYGRATTVGTWFVFVGPSAATVNMNADGTATLVTSGVEIGSGSMMQSLPQIVASTLGITPEHVIVRAADTDAAGYDVGVGGGRTTVSLGAASLSAAQEVRTKLLKVASEMIEAAPDDLVMRDGRIEIAGAPGSGRTVTEVATRAQALGGPVSGTGAFTGAGVPAMPGCVAGHFIDAIDIPVFAVHDCEVAVDPETGHVEVLSYRVVQDVGRALNPRAIHGQIQGGVVQGLGYALHEEVTIGDNGRVCQNGFETYRVPLALDVVPVEISLYEGAPSIGPLGTKGAGEVPILNVGAAVACAVANATGKRIQELPLTPPRVLELLLERKRDLSLPHIAETWSDNLIRPHGKSEGSK; encoded by the coding sequence ATGTCCGACGTTTCCGCAACGATGGATCTGCGCCGGCGTGATGCGGCCGACAAGCTGCGCGGCCGCACGCGCTACACCATCGATCGGTATCTGCCGGGCATGCTGCATGCGGCGGTGCTGCGCGCCTCCGTGCCTGCGGGGCGGATCATTCGTCTCGATACCTCCAGAGCAGCCCGCATGCCGGGGGTGCGCGCCATCGTGACGGCGGCCGATGCACCCGGCATGATCGGGATCGGCATCGCGGATCATCCGCTTTTCGCCCGCGACGTCATCCGCTACGACGGCGAACCGCTCGCCGCGGTCGCAGCCGTCACGCTGGCGCAGGCGCAGGCCGCGCTCGCGGCAATCGAGGTGGAGATCGAGCCGGTCCCAGCCGTCCTGACCATGGCGGATGCACTTGCATCGGGCGCGCCGCTGATTCATCCGGACTGGCGCAGCTATGAGGTCTTGCTCGAAGGCAGCGCACGCGGCGGCAACGTCGCCTGGCAAGCGACCGTGGTTCGCGGCGACGTCGATGCCGCGTTTGCCCGGCCTGACGTCGAGATCGTCGAAAGCTGCTTTCGGGTCGGCCGGCAGAACCATGTCGCCTTCGAGCCGCGTGCGGTGGTCGCAAGCTATGAAGACGGGCGCTTCCATATCGAGACCTCGACACAGGTTCCCTGGAGTGTCCGCAACGCGACCGCGCGCCTGCTTGGCGTGCCGGCGTCGCATGTCCGCGTCACCGTGCCGCCGGTCGGCGGCGGCTTCGGTCTCAAATTCGACCTGGCGGTTGAACCGTTCGCCGCCCTGCTCGCCCGCGCCAGCGGCCGGCCGGTGCGTCTCGTCAATTCGCGCGAAGAGGAGATGCTCACCTGCCTGTTCCGCGAGAACGCCGATATCCGCATCCGCTCGGCGGTGACGCGCGAGGGCGACATCGTGGGTCGCGAGGCGGTCGTCCTGATGGATTGCGGCGCCTATGGCGGCGAGCAGATCTTCCTGACCACCATGACTTCGCACACGCTTGGCGGCAATTACAAGCTCGGCAGCGTGCGCATGGTCTCGCGCGCGGTCTACACCAACACGGCGCCGAACGGCGCGTTCCGATGCTGCAACGGCGTCTACAACACATTTGCACTCGAGCGGCACACCGACGAGATCGCAGCGCGGATCGGAATGGATCCGCTCGCCTTCCGCCGCCGCAACGTGCTCGGCGACCGCGATCTCGGCGCCACCGGCCAAAGGTTCGAGGGCAATGTGCTCGGCCCGATGCTCGAGCGGATGGATACGCTGCGCGATGCGGCAGCGCCGCCGCCGGCGCGCAGTGACGGCCGGCTCTATGGACGCGCGACCACCGTCGGCACCTGGTTCGTGTTCGTCGGCCCGTCGGCCGCGACGGTGAACATGAACGCCGACGGCACGGCGACGCTGGTCACGTCTGGCGTTGAAATCGGCTCCGGCTCGATGATGCAGAGCCTGCCGCAGATCGTCGCCAGCACGCTCGGCATCACGCCCGAGCATGTGATCGTCCGCGCGGCCGATACCGATGCGGCTGGCTATGACGTCGGCGTCGGCGGCGGCCGCACCACCGTCTCGCTCGGCGCGGCGAGCCTGTCGGCAGCGCAGGAGGTGCGCACCAAGCTGCTGAAGGTCGCTTCCGAGATGATCGAGGCTGCGCCCGATGATCTCGTCATGCGCGATGGGCGGATCGAGATCGCCGGCGCGCCGGGCTCCGGTCGCACCGTCACGGAGGTCGCGACCCGCGCCCAAGCGCTGGGTGGCCCGGTCTCCGGCACCGGCGCCTTCACCGGCGCCGGCGTGCCGGCGATGCCCGGCTGCGTGGCCGGACATTTCATCGACGCGATCGACATCCCCGTCTTCGCAGTCCACGACTGCGAGGTCGCCGTCGATCCGGAAACCGGACATGTCGAGGTGCTCAGCTATCGCGTCGTCCAGGACGTCGGCCGCGCGCTGAACCCGCGCGCGATCCACGGCCAGATCCAGGGCGGAGTCGTGCAGGGGCTGGGTTATGCGTTGCACGAAGAAGTCACGATCGGCGACAACGGCCGGGTCTGCCAGAACGGTTTCGAAACCTATCGCGTTCCGCTGGCGCTCGATGTCGTGCCGGTCGAAATCAGCCTCTACGAGGGCGCGCCGTCAATCGGACCGCTCGGGACCAAAGGGGCCGGCGAGGTGCCGATCCTCAATGTCGGAGCGGCCGTTGCGTGCGCGGTCGCAAACGCCACCGGAAAACGCATCCAGGAGCTGCCATTGACGCCGCCGCGCGTCCTCGAGCTTCTGCTCGAGCGGAAGCGCGATCTGTCTCTTCCCCACATTGCCGAGACATGGTCGGACAATTTGATCCGTCCTCACGGGAAGTCCGAAGGCAGCAAATAG
- a CDS encoding ABC transporter permease — protein MNSALVGTAPRDAISLQSIAGRIGLLPALLVLLVAGMSAVDAQFYGITNVLNILRNASLLAIVACGQALVIIAGGFDLSVGAVVALASVVTAKTMAVTAAAFPGANVLIIASGIVAGLGCGVVVGLINGFCVAKLKVSGFVVTLGTMSATAGVGLMITNGIPVYGMPEIFVKSFGRGQAFGLPTAAHVALIVILVMVFAQRRTLFGRYVYAIGGNVDAAVVSGVTIQRHIVGTYVVSSVLAALTGILLTAQVGSGQASFGGDRMMLQSIAAAVIGGVSLRGGVGRIEIVAVSALFLTILGNALNLLHVDSRLQPVFLGVIMVAAVALDELSRRSTPRV, from the coding sequence ATGAACTCGGCCCTGGTCGGCACAGCGCCGCGGGACGCGATCAGCCTCCAATCGATCGCAGGCCGAATCGGGCTGCTGCCGGCTCTGCTAGTGCTGCTGGTCGCCGGCATGTCGGCCGTCGATGCGCAGTTCTACGGCATCACCAACGTCCTCAACATCCTGCGCAACGCTTCGCTGCTGGCAATCGTCGCCTGCGGCCAGGCCCTTGTTATCATCGCGGGCGGCTTCGATCTTTCGGTCGGCGCGGTCGTCGCTTTGGCAAGCGTCGTCACCGCAAAGACCATGGCGGTCACCGCGGCCGCCTTTCCCGGCGCCAACGTCCTCATCATCGCCAGCGGGATCGTGGCCGGGCTCGGTTGCGGCGTCGTGGTCGGGCTCATCAATGGCTTCTGCGTGGCAAAGCTGAAGGTCTCCGGCTTCGTGGTGACGCTGGGCACGATGTCCGCGACCGCCGGCGTCGGCCTCATGATCACAAACGGCATCCCGGTCTACGGCATGCCCGAGATCTTCGTGAAAAGCTTCGGTCGCGGCCAGGCGTTCGGCCTGCCGACCGCCGCCCATGTCGCGCTGATCGTGATCCTGGTGATGGTGTTTGCACAGCGACGCACGCTGTTCGGCCGTTACGTCTACGCGATCGGCGGCAATGTCGATGCTGCCGTGGTGTCGGGCGTAACGATCCAGCGTCATATCGTCGGCACCTACGTCGTCTCGAGCGTCCTTGCGGCATTGACCGGCATTCTGCTGACGGCGCAGGTCGGTTCCGGACAAGCCAGCTTCGGCGGCGACCGAATGATGCTGCAATCGATCGCCGCCGCTGTGATCGGCGGCGTCAGCCTGCGCGGCGGCGTCGGACGCATCGAGATCGTCGCCGTCAGCGCACTGTTCCTGACCATCCTCGGCAACGCGCTCAACCTCCTGCACGTCGACTCGCGGCTTCAGCCGGTGTTCCTCGGCGTCATCATGGTTGCCGCCGTAGCGCTCGATGAACTCAGCCGACGGAGCACGCCGCGTGTCTGA
- a CDS encoding ABC transporter permease yields the protein MSDLELTVAAKDTDRPQLTLGRRLWSAVLPVALAVLLLGFAAVDHGVLYPANLLNIAQQTSYLALFAMAQTVVILTRGFDLALGPTVSMVSVGTALAMAGVTASGHGTTAALLTGLAAGFALGIACGLFNGVVVALLGVNPFVATLGSYNIAIGIATTLSSGRPVQGVPAPFSQIFYSGSIFGVPAAIAITFAVGVGLHLLLARTVFGRSLYLIGTNPRAAAVAGLPVKRILVATYVLCSALAALGAIMMTARTGSGEPNLGGALSLQAIAGAVVGGTSLAGGRGGVGTAVLGALFITILSNGMNLTRIDGYVQMVVLGAIVIIGVLLDRLRQERRP from the coding sequence GTGTCTGACCTCGAATTGACCGTTGCCGCCAAGGACACCGACCGCCCACAGCTGACGCTGGGCCGCCGGCTCTGGAGCGCGGTGCTTCCGGTCGCGTTGGCCGTGCTGTTGCTCGGCTTCGCCGCCGTCGACCATGGCGTGCTGTACCCAGCCAACCTGCTCAACATCGCACAACAGACCAGCTACCTGGCGCTGTTCGCGATGGCGCAGACGGTGGTCATCCTGACGCGCGGCTTCGATCTCGCCCTTGGCCCGACGGTGTCGATGGTCAGCGTCGGCACTGCGCTCGCGATGGCAGGCGTCACCGCGTCGGGCCATGGCACGACCGCCGCGCTGCTCACGGGGCTCGCGGCCGGCTTCGCGCTCGGCATCGCATGCGGCCTGTTCAACGGCGTGGTCGTCGCGCTGCTCGGGGTCAATCCGTTCGTCGCGACGCTGGGCAGTTACAACATCGCGATCGGGATCGCGACCACGCTTTCGTCCGGACGGCCGGTTCAGGGCGTGCCGGCGCCGTTCTCGCAGATCTTCTACAGCGGCAGCATCTTCGGCGTGCCGGCGGCGATCGCGATCACCTTCGCCGTCGGCGTCGGGCTGCACTTGCTGCTGGCGCGCACGGTGTTCGGCCGCTCGCTCTATCTGATCGGCACCAATCCGCGCGCTGCAGCGGTCGCCGGCCTGCCGGTGAAACGCATTCTGGTCGCGACCTATGTGCTGTGCTCCGCGCTTGCCGCGCTCGGCGCGATCATGATGACGGCGCGGACCGGATCGGGCGAGCCGAATCTCGGCGGCGCGCTGTCGCTGCAGGCGATCGCCGGCGCCGTGGTCGGCGGAACCAGCCTCGCCGGCGGGCGCGGCGGCGTCGGCACCGCGGTGCTCGGCGCCCTGTTCATCACCATTCTGTCCAACGGCATGAACCTCACCCGGATCGATGGATACGTCCAGATGGTCGTGCTCGGCGCGATCGTCATCATCGGCGTCCTGCTGGATCGCCTGCGGCAGGAGCGGCGCCCATGA